The following coding sequences lie in one Glycine soja cultivar W05 chromosome 16, ASM419377v2, whole genome shotgun sequence genomic window:
- the LOC114388973 gene encoding methyl-CpG-binding domain-containing protein 13-like isoform X2, whose amino-acid sequence MEEPNSDCWLPPGWTVEVRVRKNGKRDKYYFPPSSGLKFNSKVEVFRYLDNAQNKVSIQKISPNVIVEKAIAEGLPPGRVKKTRITTNGDSVRRDTSTSVTVKPTLSISMGQSSDMDMIANDQQIPRSASSEEYMSVPISECISNQCVVGAKLTSSVLSLAKSSDKKQGKVGVAQSASVSGCTNKDAEEKQLQENSETKHGTEKAQAKDPQCKNKHKKEINLPRRASKRLAGIKVDPVPELKIRNRARRVTVKQSEEEETITNVDKSANSLLDGLAKQKLNNEDTDKTLEVQRSDKEKECFSFSSLESNATVEECVRVIENGDKVDAKLDYTLDFPLRELLTDPCIAFAIQTLTGVTFEASKDLQTFSELKNSLHSKTSASAAAIGEGDGKKSNDGLGGNEFSSPENLAIPPEHAGDAKTDLKAKNENAGPSSEKTLDMSSWMDPCIEFAIKTLTGTIPSDSADQNPKNCLQQQLSSSNSQHSEMALSSVSLDNIYKTDYSCSQYFDTQKPMFNKQSFVDPSLQHTRNIGIGNSAGSRLSHCGERY is encoded by the exons atggaggagccGAACTCCGATTGCTGGCTGCCACCAGGTTGGACTGTGGAAGTGAGGGTGAGAAAGAATGGTAAGAGAGACAAG TATTACTTCCCCCCCTCAAGTGGACTAAAATTCAATTCCAAGGTGGAGGTATTTCGCTATCTTGACAATGCTCAGAACAAAGTCAGCATCCAGAAAATCTCTCCTAAT GTTATAGTTGAGAAAGCTATTGCGGAAGGGTTACCACCAGGAAGGGTGAAAAAGACCAGAATCACAACAAATGGAGATTCAGTTAGAAGAGATACG TCAACAAGTGTAACCGTGAAACCAACATTATCAATTAGCATGGGTCAAAGCTCAGACATGGACATGATAGCTAATGACCAACAGATTCCAAGATCTGCAAGTTCTGAAGAATATATGTCTGTGCCCATCTCTGAATGTATTTCCAATCAGT GTGTCGTGGGCGCCAAACTGACCAGTTCAGTTCTATCACTGGCTAAAAGTTCAGATAAAAAACAAGGGAAGGTTGGTGTAGCTCAAAGCGCTTCGGTTTCTGGTTGCACTAACAAAGATGCCGAAGAAAAGCAACTTCAAGAAAATTCAGAGACAAAACATGGCACTGAAAAAGCCCAGGCCAAAGATCCCCAGTGCAAAAACAAGCACAAGAAAGAGATCAATTTGCCTCGCCGTGCTTCAAAGCGTCTTGCTGGAATTAAGGTTGATCCTGTTCCGGaacttaaaataagaaatagagCACGCCGTGTTACAGTTAAACAATCAGAGGAGGAGGAAACCATCACAAATGTAGATAAATCTGCCAACAGCTTGCTTGATGGTCTagcaaaacagaaattaaaTAACGAGGATACTGACAAGACTCTAGAAGTGCAAAGAAGCGACAAGGAAAAAGAATGCTTCTCTTTTTCGTCTCTGGAGAGCAATGCTACTGTGGAAGAGTGTGTGAGAGTCATTGAAAATGGAGATAAAGTTGATGCTAAGTTAGATTACACCCTTGACTTTCCCCTCAGAGAACTACTAACAGACCCTTGTATTGCATTTGCCATTCAAACACTCACTGGAGTAACATTCGAAGCCTCCAAAGACTTACAAACTTTTTCCGAGTTAAAAAACAGCCTGCATTCCAAAACTTCTGCTTCTGCCGCCGCCATTGGCGAAGGCGATGGTAAGAAAAGCAATGATGGGTTAGGTGGCAATGAGTTCTCATCTCCAGAGAACCTTGCTATTCCACCAGAACATGCTGGTGAtgccaaaactgatttaaagGCCAAGAATGAGAATGCAGGACCATCTTCTGAAAAGACACTTGACATGTCATCATGGATGGATCCATGCATTGAATTTGCTATAAAAACTCTCACTGGCACCATCCCATCAGACTCTGCTGATCAAAATCCCAAGAACTGCCTCCAACAGCAACTCAGCTCATCAAATAGCCAACACAGTGAGATGGCCTTGTCAAGTGTCAGTTTAGATAACATATACAAAACTGACTACTCTTGCAGCCAATACTTTGACACACAGAAACCAATGTTTAATAAACAGTCTTTTGTGGATCCATCACTGCAGCACACCAGAAATATAGGTATTGGAAATTCTGCTGGATCCAGACTCTCTCACTGTGGTGAAAGATACTAG
- the LOC114388973 gene encoding uncharacterized protein LOC114388973 isoform X1 — MEEPNSDCWLPPGWTVEVRVRKNGKRDKYYFPPSSGLKFNSKVEVFRYLDNAQNKVSIQKISPNVIVEKAIAEGLPPGRVKKTRITTNGDSVRRDTFYIDPVNGYTFCSIKDVDCYLESGEIGSYEFKSKDNDGTDMELKADKSPSTSVTVKPTLSISMGQSSDMDMIANDQQIPRSASSEEYMSVPISECISNQCVVGAKLTSSVLSLAKSSDKKQGKVGVAQSASVSGCTNKDAEEKQLQENSETKHGTEKAQAKDPQCKNKHKKEINLPRRASKRLAGIKVDPVPELKIRNRARRVTVKQSEEEETITNVDKSANSLLDGLAKQKLNNEDTDKTLEVQRSDKEKECFSFSSLESNATVEECVRVIENGDKVDAKLDYTLDFPLRELLTDPCIAFAIQTLTGVTFEASKDLQTFSELKNSLHSKTSASAAAIGEGDGKKSNDGLGGNEFSSPENLAIPPEHAGDAKTDLKAKNENAGPSSEKTLDMSSWMDPCIEFAIKTLTGTIPSDSADQNPKNCLQQQLSSSNSQHSEMALSSVSLDNIYKTDYSCSQYFDTQKPMFNKQSFVDPSLQHTRNIGIGNSAGSRLSHCGERY; from the exons atggaggagccGAACTCCGATTGCTGGCTGCCACCAGGTTGGACTGTGGAAGTGAGGGTGAGAAAGAATGGTAAGAGAGACAAG TATTACTTCCCCCCCTCAAGTGGACTAAAATTCAATTCCAAGGTGGAGGTATTTCGCTATCTTGACAATGCTCAGAACAAAGTCAGCATCCAGAAAATCTCTCCTAAT GTTATAGTTGAGAAAGCTATTGCGGAAGGGTTACCACCAGGAAGGGTGAAAAAGACCAGAATCACAACAAATGGAGATTCAGTTAGAAGAGATACG TTCTATATTGACCCTGTAAATGGTTATACATTCTGCTCAATAAAAGATGTTGATTGCTATCTTGAATCTGGAGAGATAGGAAGCTACGAATTCAAGTCAAAAGACAATGATGGCACTGATATGGAGTTAAAAGCTGACAAATCTCCT TCAACAAGTGTAACCGTGAAACCAACATTATCAATTAGCATGGGTCAAAGCTCAGACATGGACATGATAGCTAATGACCAACAGATTCCAAGATCTGCAAGTTCTGAAGAATATATGTCTGTGCCCATCTCTGAATGTATTTCCAATCAGT GTGTCGTGGGCGCCAAACTGACCAGTTCAGTTCTATCACTGGCTAAAAGTTCAGATAAAAAACAAGGGAAGGTTGGTGTAGCTCAAAGCGCTTCGGTTTCTGGTTGCACTAACAAAGATGCCGAAGAAAAGCAACTTCAAGAAAATTCAGAGACAAAACATGGCACTGAAAAAGCCCAGGCCAAAGATCCCCAGTGCAAAAACAAGCACAAGAAAGAGATCAATTTGCCTCGCCGTGCTTCAAAGCGTCTTGCTGGAATTAAGGTTGATCCTGTTCCGGaacttaaaataagaaatagagCACGCCGTGTTACAGTTAAACAATCAGAGGAGGAGGAAACCATCACAAATGTAGATAAATCTGCCAACAGCTTGCTTGATGGTCTagcaaaacagaaattaaaTAACGAGGATACTGACAAGACTCTAGAAGTGCAAAGAAGCGACAAGGAAAAAGAATGCTTCTCTTTTTCGTCTCTGGAGAGCAATGCTACTGTGGAAGAGTGTGTGAGAGTCATTGAAAATGGAGATAAAGTTGATGCTAAGTTAGATTACACCCTTGACTTTCCCCTCAGAGAACTACTAACAGACCCTTGTATTGCATTTGCCATTCAAACACTCACTGGAGTAACATTCGAAGCCTCCAAAGACTTACAAACTTTTTCCGAGTTAAAAAACAGCCTGCATTCCAAAACTTCTGCTTCTGCCGCCGCCATTGGCGAAGGCGATGGTAAGAAAAGCAATGATGGGTTAGGTGGCAATGAGTTCTCATCTCCAGAGAACCTTGCTATTCCACCAGAACATGCTGGTGAtgccaaaactgatttaaagGCCAAGAATGAGAATGCAGGACCATCTTCTGAAAAGACACTTGACATGTCATCATGGATGGATCCATGCATTGAATTTGCTATAAAAACTCTCACTGGCACCATCCCATCAGACTCTGCTGATCAAAATCCCAAGAACTGCCTCCAACAGCAACTCAGCTCATCAAATAGCCAACACAGTGAGATGGCCTTGTCAAGTGTCAGTTTAGATAACATATACAAAACTGACTACTCTTGCAGCCAATACTTTGACACACAGAAACCAATGTTTAATAAACAGTCTTTTGTGGATCCATCACTGCAGCACACCAGAAATATAGGTATTGGAAATTCTGCTGGATCCAGACTCTCTCACTGTGGTGAAAGATACTAG
- the LOC114390060 gene encoding putative uncharacterized protein DDB_G0287975 translates to MQIRVRCNCGEGNCEEWGVIELQGVVEPQPGFHDSLPNLQIGTLCRPSSQEVYTFTVGYHELTGSKVPLKKPMVVLKKVKHPDGESGCKVELQVVGVIRHKILFKNRPKALISKPQITSRERQKPIMLGSSPSNQTA, encoded by the exons ATGCAGATTCGAGTTCGTTGCAACTGTGGAGAAGGAAACTGCGAGGAATGGGGCGTCATAGAACTACAAGGAGTGGTGGAGCCACAGCCTGGATTCCACGATTCCCTCCCAAACCTTCAAATCGGCACTCTCTGTCGTCCTTCTTCTCAG GAAGTCTACACCTTCACTGTTGGATACCATGAACTGACAGGGTCAAAGGTTCCCTTGAAGAAGCCAATGGTGGTGCTCAAGAAAGTAAAGCATCCTGATGGAGAAAGTGGTTGTAAGGTGGAGCTGCAAGTTGTTGGAGTCATTAGACATAAGATTCTGTTCAAGAACAGACCAAAGGCTCTCATTTCTA AGCCACAGATAACATCCAGGGAAAGACAAAAGCCTATCATGTTAGGGTCTTCTCCTTCAAATCAAACAGCTTAA